The following DNA comes from Phytohabitans rumicis.
CCGGGTTCGGCAGTCGCGGGTTCCGCATAGCCGCCCTCTTCGACGCCGACCCCAGCCGGGTCGGCGAGCGGATAAATGGCCTGGTCGTACAGCACATCGAGGACCTGCCCGAGATCGCCGCGGCCGAGTCGATCGCCATCGGCGTGATCGCGACCCCCGCGGCGGCCGCGCAGAGCGTGGCGGATCAGTTGGTCGCCGCTGGTGTCACGAGCATCCTCAACTTCGCTCCTTGCGTACTCTCGGTACCTGAGGGGTCGACGTGCGCAAGGTTGATCTCGCCATCGAGCTGCAGATACTTTCGTTCCACGAGCACCGCAAGGCATCGCTGACCTCGTTGCCGGCCGCCGGTCCCTCAGGTGGCCTCACGGCGTTGCCGGGCGGGCTCTCGGCGACCGGCACCGAGGAGGCGGTCGGCACGTGAACCTGATCGTCGTAGGCGCTTCCTACCGCACCGCTCCGGTGTCGATCCTGGAGCAGGTCGCGGTCTCGCCGGCCGAGGTGGACGGCATGCTCGACCGGCTGCTCGCCCAGCAGTACGTCAGCGAGGCGGTCGTCCTGTCCACCTGCAACCGGGTCGAGGTGTACGCCGCGGTCAACGGCTTCCACGGCGGCCTGGGTGAGATCTGCGGCGTGCTCGCCGAGCGCGCCGGCTGTACGGCGAACGACCTGGCCAACCACCTCTACGTGCACTACGACGCGGCGGCCGTGCGGCACACGTTCCGGGTCGCCACCGGGCTCGACTCGATGGTCGTCGGCGAGGCGCAGATCCTCGGCCAGCTCCGCGACGCGTACCAGGCGGCGACCGACCGGGACAGCGCCGGGCGGGTGCTGCACGAGCTGATGCAGCAGGCGCTGCGGGTGGGCAAGCGGGCGCACACCGAGACCGGCATCGACCGGGCCGGCCAGAGCGTGGTGACCGCGGCGCTCGGCCTGGCCGCGTCCGTGCTGGCGGGCGACCACGACTGCCTGCTGGGCGTCGACTGCGAGCACCCGACCACCGAGCTGGCCGGCCGGCCCGCCCTGGTCGTCGGTGCCGGGGCGATGGGCGCGCTGTCCCTGGCCACGCTGTCGCGTTCCGGCGCCGGTCCGTTGACCGTCACCAACCGCGGCGCCGAGCGGGCCGAGCGGCTCGCCGAGGCGTACGGCGCGACGGCCGTGCCGTTCGCCGAGCTGGCCGACGCGCTGGCGAGCGTCGACGTGGTGGCCACCGCCACCGCGTCCACCGAGCACGTGCTGACCCGCGAGGCCGTGGCGCGCGCCATCGAGGGCCGCGACCGCCCGCTGGTTATCCTGGACCTGGCCGTGCCCCGCGACGTGGAGCCGGCCGCCGCCGAGCTGCCGGGCGTCGTGGTGGTCGACATCGACCGGTTGGCGGCCAGCCTCCGTACCGGCCCGGCCGCCGCCGACGAGGCCGCGGTCGAGACGATCGTGGCGAGCGAGGTCGAGGCGTTCCTGGCCTGGCTGCGCGGCGCCGACGTCGCCCCCACCGTGGCCGCCCTGCGCACCCGTGCCGACGACGTCGTGGCCGCCGAGCTGCGCCGGCTGTCCCAGCGCCGGCCGGACCTGTCCGACGAGCAGCGCGCCGACGTCGCGCACACCGTCCACCGGGTGGTGCAGCGCCTGCTGCACTCGCCGACCGTACGGGTGCGCCAGCTCGCCGCCGAGCCGGGCGGCGACCAGTACGCGGCCCTGCTGCGGGAGCTCTTCGACCTTGAGGTGCCGCAGAGCGCACAGGTGCAGGACCTGCCCGATCTGGAGGGCGACGCGTGACGCTGCGGCTCGGCACTCGGGGAGTGCGCTGGCGCTGGCCCAATCCCAGCAGGTCGCCGAGGCGCTGCGCGCCGCGACCGGGCGGGAGGTGGAGCTGGTGGAGATCGTCACGGCCGGCGATCGCTCGTCGGCCCCGGTCCAGCAACTGGGCGTCGGCGTGTTCGTGTCCGCCCTGCGGGACGCGCTCGGCGCCAAGGAGATCGACTTCGCGGTCCACTCGTACAAGGACCTGCCCACCGCCGTACACGATGGATTGCGCATCGCGGCCGTACCCCCGCGTGAAGACCCACGCGACGCGCTGGTGGCCAGCGGCGGCCGCACTCTCGCGGAGCTGCCGCCCGGCGCCCGCATCGGCACCGGCGCGCTGCGCCGGATGGCGCAGCTGCACGCCCTCGGCCTGCAGCTGGAGGTCGTGCCGATCCGCGGCAACGTCGACACCCGGCTGCGCAAGGTCAGCGAGGGCGAGTTGGACGCCGTCGTGCTGGCTCGCGCCGGGATCGTCCGGCTGGGGCGCGCCGCGGAGATCACCGAGACTCTCGATCCGATGCTCATGCTGCCCGCCCCGGCCCAGGGTGCGCTCGCGGTGGAGTGCCGGGCCGATGACCAGGACCTGGTCGAGCTGCTTGGGAGGCTCGACCATGCAGCGACCCGCGCCGCGGTCACCGCGGAACGGGCGCTGCTGGCCACGCTGGAGGCCGGGTGCAGTGCTCCGGTGGCCGCCTTCGCCGAGGTCGCCGAGGGCGACGACGGTGATGAGATCTACCTGCGCGGTGCGGTTATCAGCCCGGATGGCACCCGAGACATCCGGCTTTCCCGCACCGGTACGCCCGCCGCCGCGGTAGAGATTGGACGCGCGCTCGCCGCCGATCTCTTCGAGGCAGGCGCCGAGACCCTACTTGGGAGCACAGAAAATGAGCCGCACCCGTAAGCCCGCAGGCCGTATCGCGTTCGTCGGTGCGGGGCCCGGCGACCCTGGCCTGCTGACCCGCCGTGCGCACGCCGCCCTGGTCGACGCGGACCAGGTCATCTACGACCGTGGCGTCTCCGAGCCGCTGCTCGACGCGATCCGCGTTGAGGCGAAGCCGGACACCCAGTTCACCCCGGCCGAGGGGGCGCCGGGCGACGTGGCCAAGGTGCTGCTCTCCGCGGCCCGCTCCGGCCTGTCGGCGGTGCATCTCGTCGCCGGCGACCCGTTCGGCCACGACTCCGTGGTCAAGGAGGTGCAGGCGGTCGCGCGTACCGCCGTGCACTTCGAGGTGGTGCCCGGGGTGGGCCAGGCCGAGGGCGTCGCCACGTACGCCGGCGTGCCGCTGCCCGGCGTCCGCACCGCCGCCGACGTCGACGACGTCTCCGCGCTGGACTTCGAGGCGCTCGCCGCGGCCATCCTCCGCGGCTCGCTCGCGCTCGCCGTCGACGCGGGCGACCTCGCCGCCGTACGCGACGGGCTGCTCGCGGCCGGCGTCGACGGCACCACGGCGGTCGGCGTGACCGGCGACGGCACCGGCGAGACGCAGTACACGACGACGTCCACGGTGGACAGCTTCGTCGCGGCCGCGCTCGGCTTCACCGGCCGCGTCGTGCTCACCCTCGGCGGGGGCGTCGCCCACCGCGACAAGCTGAGCTGGTGGGAAAACCGCCCACTGTACGGCTGGAAGGTGCTCGTTCCGCGCACCAAGGAGCAGGCCGGCGTGATGAGCGAGCACCTGCGCGCCTACGGTGCGATCCCGTGCGAGGTGCCGACGATCGCCGTCGAGCCGCCGCGCACCCCGGCCCAGATGGAGCGGGCCGTCAAGGGCCTGGTCGACGGCCGGTACGCGTGGGTCGTCTTCACCTCCGTCAACGCGGTGCGCGCGGTGTGGGAGAAGTTCGCCGAGCACGGCCTCGACGCCCGCCACTTCGGCGGCGTGAAGATCGCCTGCATCGGCGAGGCCACCGCCGACGCGGTGCGCGCCTTCGGCATCCAGCCCGAGCTGGTGCCGTCCGGTGAGCAGTCGAGCGAGGGACTGCTGGCCGAGTTCTCGCCGCACGACGAGATCCTCGACCCGGTCGGCCGGGTGCTGCTGCCGCGCGCCGATATCGCCACCGAGACGCTGGCCGCCGGGCTCACCGAGCGTGGCTGGGAGGTCGACGACGTCACCGCGTACCGCACGGTGCGCGCGGCGCCGCCGCCGGCCGAGATCCGGGACGCTATTAAATCGGGCGGTTTCGATGCGGTTCTCTTCACGTCGTCCTCGACCGTGCGTAACCTGGTGGGTATCGCAGGCAAGCCGCACACCCGTACCGTGGTCGCCGTGATCGGCCCGAAGACGGCCGAAACGGCGACGGAATTCGGCCTGCGGGTCGACGTCCAGCCGCCCCACGCGTCCGTGCCGGACCTGGTCGAGGCCCTCGCCGGGTACGCCGTGGAACTGCGCGACAAGCTGGCCGCGATGCCGGCCAAGCAGCGCCGCGGGTCGAAGGTGCAGGGCCCGACTGCGCTCCGTTTCCGCTGAGACCTGAGGTCCCGTCATGTCGTACCCCGATGTCCGGCCCCGCCGCCTGCGCCGCACGCCGGCGCTGCGGCGGATGGTCGAGGAGACCCGGGTAGCGCCGTCCGAGCTGGTGCTGCCGATGTTCGTCAAGGAAGGGCTGACCGAGCCGCGCCCGATCGCCTCGATGCCGGGCGTCATGCAGCATTCCCGCGACTCGCTGCGCAAGGCGGTGGTCGAGGCGGTGCAGGCCGGCGTGGGCGGCGTCATGCTCTTCGGCGTGCCCCTCGCCAAGGATCCCACCGGCTCCGGCGGCACCGACCCGCACGGCATCCTCAACGTGGCCCTTCGCGACGTGGTGGCCGAGGTCGGCGACGCCACCGTGGTGATGAGCGATCTGTGCCTGGACGAGTTCACCTCGCACGGGCACTGCGGGCTGCTCGCCCCCGACGGGACGGTCGACAACGACGCGACGCTCGCGGCGTACGCGGAAATGGCCGTCGCCCAGGCGGCGGCCGGCGCCGGCATGGTCGGCCCGTCCGGCATGATGGACGGCCAGGTCGGCGTGGTCCGCAAGGCCCTCGACGCGGCCGGTTACCAGGACGTGGCGATCCTGGCCTACGCGGTCAAGTACGCGTCGGCGTTCTACGGCCCCTTCCGCGACGCGGTCGAGTCCTCGCTGCAAGGGGACCGGCGCACGTACCAGCAGGACCCGCCCAACATCCGCGAGGCGCTGCGCGAGGTGGCCCTGGACGTGGCCGAGGGCGCGGACGTCGTGATGGTCAAGCCCGCGCTGCCCTACCTGGACGTGGTGGCCGCGGTACGGGCGGCCGTCGACGTCCCGGTGGCCGCGTACCAGATCTCCGGCGAGTACTCGATGGTCGAGGGGGCCGCCGCCAGCGGCTGGATCGACCGCGAGCGCGCGATGCTGGAGACGATCACGTCGATCCGCCGCGCCGGCGCCCAGATCATCCTCACGTACTGGGCCGTCGAAGCCGCCAGACTCCTCCGCACCCGCTACTGACCCCTCTCCGCGCCGCGCCCCTTCTCCGCGCCGCGCCCGTGCCCGCTCTCCGCGTCGCGTCGGGCCCGCTCTCCGCGTCGCGTCGGGCCCGCTCTCCGCGTCGCGTCGGGCCCGCTCTCCGCGTCGATCAAGGGCATATGGTCGTGGTTTGATGTCTTTTCCACGACCGTTTGCCCTTGATCGACGCGAAAGTCCTTGATCGACGGGCAGCGAGGGAGCGAGGGCCGTCGAGGGCGAGGCGAGGGCCGTCCCGCCCCGGTAGGGGGTCCCTGTTGGGCGTTGCGGCGTGAGTGGGGCGCCCCTACTCCCCTCAGGACGGTGAGCGGGGCGCCCTCAAGGCCGGGTAGTTAAGGGAATCAGGTCCATGTCGAGCGCTGATGTGACGCGGCCATCGCCCTCGACTTTGGTGACTGTGTCGAGAAGTTGCCCGCCCAGGGGCAACTGTTCGCCACGGTCGCGGCGTACGTCGGCCCTGCCGTCGATCACATCACCGGCCCGGTGGGCGGACCGGGATCCAATGGCCGGTCATATCGGATACATCCGGGTGCAGGCCCGGCCCGCCCCTGGCCAAGGTCGAAGCTGGCGGTAGATCTAGACGAGTTAGGGCTCGATGTCAGCCATAACTCGTCTAGATCTACCCCGCCTCGTCGTCGCGGCCTTGACGTCCGCACCGGCCCCTGATGTTGCGGCCATGGAGGGCGCCCCTGTTGTGCGCTATCTGGTGGCAGGGGGGTGTCATCAGGGTCAGGTGACCGCGTCGTTCCCGATCACCCGGACGGTGTGACCCGGCTCCTGCGGTGATCATGAAGTTGACGCCCGGGGAGAGCCTTCTCCCTGCCGCTAACTTCATGATCACCGCAGGCTGGCGTGACAGCGCCCAGGAATCCTTAACTACCCGGCCTTGAGGGCGCCCCACTTGCGCCGGCGGAACCAATAGGGGCGCCCTACTCGGGCGGAAGTCGGGGGAACCCGCTCCATTTCAAGCGACGATTCGCCACGAGCCCCACCGCGTGGGCACCCGCTGGAATTGCGGGTGCCCACAGGACGCGGTCAGTCGTCGTTCAGGATGGTGCCGATGGCGATGGGGTCGCCCTGCCACTGGCCGGGCACGGAGCCCACCACGAGCGCCAGCGTCTCGTTGCCTTCACGCTTGCGGTCGCCGCGTACGGAGACCGTGAACGTCGCCGACGTCTGTCCGGTGCCGAGCACCGTGCACCGGATCAGCGGCTCGAAGTCGGAGCCGGCGGACGCGGTCAGGCCCAGCGTCGCCGCGCACAGCACGATCGGCGCAGGTACCGGCCGGGACGCCACCACGGTGAACGTCATGGACGTCTTGCCGCTGTTGCCCTCGGCCACCGACACGTCCGCGATCGACAGCGTCGGGCGGGAGCGGAACCTGGCGACCTGCGGGTCGTGGTCGCTGGAGCCGCGCGACCCGTCGCCGTCGAAGTCGGCGGCCCAGTCGGCGTTGATGTGCGCGGCGCGGATCTGGACCAGGTCGTCGTGCAGCAGCGGGCTGACGAAGAGGTGGTCCAGCGTCTGCGCCTGGCCCTGGAAGACGTACGAGTACGCCGACTCGGGCTTGTCCGCCGCCAGGTTCTCCCACAGGTTTTGCAGGCCGGCGTCGTACAGCGGGGCGAGCTGGTCGGAGGCCGGCTGCACCGGGTCGTCGGGGCGGGGAAGACGTTCAGGTCGCCGCCGTAGACGATCCGGGCGGAGCCGAGGGCGGCGACGATCGCGGCGCCGTACGCGGCCTGCTCGCGGCGCTGGCCGACGCGGGCATCCGGGGTGGACGAATAGTGGTTGCTGATCGCCCACACCGTGAAGGTGTCCGCCGAACCCGGCGCGGCCGCCACCGTGAACTTGCCGACCTGCGGGGCGCGGGTGTAGACGTCCGAGCCGTCCACGCCGGTGGAGGTGTCCACGTCGGCGGGCAGGTCGGCGTTGAGCGACTTCGGGTTCTGTACGTCGGCGTTGTACGCCAGGCCGGGCGCCCGGTACGACACGGTGGGCGCCGAGCCGAGCACCGGGTCGCCGGCGGTGGCCGGGGCCAACCAGACCCGGTCGGTGCGGTAGAGGAACGCCGCCGTGATGCCGCGGTCGTCGGCGCCGTCCCGGTCGTACGCCGCCGCGTAGGCGGGCCCGCCGGACGAGCCGATCCGCAGCGCGAGCTCCTGCAGGGTGTCGGGTGCGCCGTCCGCGTTGTCCACCGCACCGCACACCAGCGCGCCGCCGGAGACGGTGCAGATGTCCTGGTCTTCGGCCTCTTGCACGAGGATCAGGTCGGGCGCGTGCAGGTCGTTGATGATCTGGTCGGCGAGGTTGCCGAGCTGCTCCTGGTACTCGGCGTCGGAGGCCGGTACGTAGTCGAACGGCGGGCTGACCCCGGTGCACCCGGAGTTTCCGGCGAAGTCGCAGCCGTCGAACGGGTCGTCGCGGTAGTCGTACAGGTTCTCCACGTTGTACGTGGCGACCGCGAACTCCCGGTCGCGCTTGGCGGGCGCGGGCGAAGGACCGGAGGCGGGCGAGAGGCCGTCGGCGAAACTAGCCGACGAAGCCTGTACACCGTACTTCTCGAAGGAGAAGTACAGGCCGCCCACCGCGTCGGCGGTCAGCGTGTCGAAGGTGTGCGCGGGCGGGAGGAGCGTCGTGTTGTCCTGCGCGGCCCACTTCACGCCCATGCTGCCGAGCATGATGCGCTCACCGTTGCCGTCCGCCACCTGATCGCTCGGGTGCGCGTCGCGGAACACCCGCCGGCCGTACGGGTTGGCCCGGTCGAGCACCGCGGAGTCCTTGTCCACCAACCAGAT
Coding sequences within:
- a CDS encoding glutamyl-tRNA reductase, whose product is MNLIVVGASYRTAPVSILEQVAVSPAEVDGMLDRLLAQQYVSEAVVLSTCNRVEVYAAVNGFHGGLGEICGVLAERAGCTANDLANHLYVHYDAAAVRHTFRVATGLDSMVVGEAQILGQLRDAYQAATDRDSAGRVLHELMQQALRVGKRAHTETGIDRAGQSVVTAALGLAASVLAGDHDCLLGVDCEHPTTELAGRPALVVGAGAMGALSLATLSRSGAGPLTVTNRGAERAERLAEAYGATAVPFAELADALASVDVVATATASTEHVLTREAVARAIEGRDRPLVILDLAVPRDVEPAAAELPGVVVVDIDRLAASLRTGPAAADEAAVETIVASEVEAFLAWLRGADVAPTVAALRTRADDVVAAELRRLSQRRPDLSDEQRADVAHTVHRVVQRLLHSPTVRVRQLAAEPGGDQYAALLRELFDLEVPQSAQVQDLPDLEGDA
- a CDS encoding uroporphyrinogen-III synthase, which translates into the protein MSRTRKPAGRIAFVGAGPGDPGLLTRRAHAALVDADQVIYDRGVSEPLLDAIRVEAKPDTQFTPAEGAPGDVAKVLLSAARSGLSAVHLVAGDPFGHDSVVKEVQAVARTAVHFEVVPGVGQAEGVATYAGVPLPGVRTAADVDDVSALDFEALAAAILRGSLALAVDAGDLAAVRDGLLAAGVDGTTAVGVTGDGTGETQYTTTSTVDSFVAAALGFTGRVVLTLGGGVAHRDKLSWWENRPLYGWKVLVPRTKEQAGVMSEHLRAYGAIPCEVPTIAVEPPRTPAQMERAVKGLVDGRYAWVVFTSVNAVRAVWEKFAEHGLDARHFGGVKIACIGEATADAVRAFGIQPELVPSGEQSSEGLLAEFSPHDEILDPVGRVLLPRADIATETLAAGLTERGWEVDDVTAYRTVRAAPPPAEIRDAIKSGGFDAVLFTSSSTVRNLVGIAGKPHTRTVVAVIGPKTAETATEFGLRVDVQPPHASVPDLVEALAGYAVELRDKLAAMPAKQRRGSKVQGPTALRFR
- the hemB gene encoding porphobilinogen synthase; this encodes MSYPDVRPRRLRRTPALRRMVEETRVAPSELVLPMFVKEGLTEPRPIASMPGVMQHSRDSLRKAVVEAVQAGVGGVMLFGVPLAKDPTGSGGTDPHGILNVALRDVVAEVGDATVVMSDLCLDEFTSHGHCGLLAPDGTVDNDATLAAYAEMAVAQAAAGAGMVGPSGMMDGQVGVVRKALDAAGYQDVAILAYAVKYASAFYGPFRDAVESSLQGDRRTYQQDPPNIREALREVALDVAEGADVVMVKPALPYLDVVAAVRAAVDVPVAAYQISGEYSMVEGAAASGWIDRERAMLETITSIRRAGAQIILTYWAVEAARLLRTRY